In Aegilops tauschii subsp. strangulata cultivar AL8/78 chromosome 3, Aet v6.0, whole genome shotgun sequence, one genomic interval encodes:
- the LOC109738648 gene encoding carotenoid cleavage dioxygenase 8 homolog B, chloroplastic-like, whose product MPPTISSSICTVAALSGRRASQQGGNKQRAVAQPLAAGAVTEAPPLVSARPRRGGAEELVAWKSIRQERWEGALEVEGNLPLWLDGTYLRNGPGLWDLGDYGFRHLFDGYATLVRVSFRDGHAVGAHRQIESEAYKAARQHGKLCYREFSEVPPKPESFTSFIRQLASLFSGSSLTDNSNTSVVRLGDGRVLCLTETVKGSVVDPDTLDTVSKFEYEDKLGGLIHSAHPIVTDTEFWTLIPDLIRPGYVVARMDAGSNERQLVGRVDCRGGPAPAWVHSFPVTENYVVVPEMLLRYCAANLLRAEPTPLYKFQWYPDPGSYMHVMCKASGNIVVSVEVPPFMTFHFINAYEEKDEEGRVTAIIADCCKHNANTSIHDNLRLHNLRSFTGEDVLIDSRVGRFRIPLDGSPFGELEAALDPEEHGRSMDMCSINPAHLGKEYRYTYACGARRPCKFSNTLTKIDLVEKMAKNWYEEGAVPSEPYFVPRPGAVKEDDGVTISMVSSKDGSGYVLVLDAKTFKEIARAKFPYGLPYGLHCCWVPTDK is encoded by the exons ATGCCTCCCACCATCTCATCTTCGATCTGCACAGTCGCCGCCCTGTCCGGCCGTCGGGCCAGCCAGCAGGGAGGCAACAAGCAGCGGGCAGTGGCGCAGCCTCTCGCGGCTGGTGCCGTCACGGAGGCGCCGCCGCTCGTCAGTGCTCGGCCGCGCCGTGGTGGTGCCGAGGAGCTCGTGGCGTGGAAGAGCATACGGCAGGAGAGGTGGGAGGGCGCGCTGGAAGTGGAGGGAAACCTCCCTCTCTGGCTG GATGGCACGTACCTGAGGAACGGCCCGGGCCTATGGGACCTCGGGGACTACGGCTTCCGCCACCTGTTCGACGGCTACGCGACGCTGGTGCGCGTCTCGTTCCGCGACGGGCACGCCGTGGGCGCGCACCGGCAGATTGAGTCGGAGGCATACAAGGCGGCGCGCCAGCACGGGAAGCTGTGCTACCGCGAGTTCTCGGAGGTGCCGCCCAAGCCGGAGAGCTTCACGTCCTTCATCAGGCAGCTCGCGAGCCTCTTCTCCGGCTCCTCCCTCACGGACAACTCCAACACCAGCGTCGTCAGGCTCGGCGACGGCCGCGTGCTCTGCCTCACGGAGACCGTCAAGGGCTCCGTCGTCGACCCGGACACGCTGGACACAGTGAGCAAGTTCGAGTACGAGGACAAGCTGGGCGGCCTGATCCACTCGGCGCACCCCATCGTCACCGACACCGAGTTCTGGACGCTGATCCCGGACCTGATTCGGCCCGGGTACGTGGTGGCGAGGATGGACGCCGGGAGCAACGAGAGGCAGCTCGTGGGGAGGGTGGACTGTCGCGGTGGTCCCGCGCCCGCGTGGGTGCACTCGTTCCCTGTCACCGAGAActacgtggtggtgccggagatgCTGCTGCGGTACTGCGCGGCGAACCTCCTCCGCGCCGAGCCCACGCCGCTGTACAAGTTCCAGTGGTACCCAGATCCCGGGAGCTACATGCACGTCATGTGCAAGGCCAGCGGCAACATC GTGGTGAGCGTGGAGGTGCCGCCGTTCATGACGTTTCACTTCATCAACGCGTACGAGGAAAAGGACGAGGAGGGGCGCGTGACGGCGATCATCGCCGACTGCTGCAAGCACAACGCCAACACCTCCATCCATGACAACCTCCGTCTCCACAATCTACGGAGCTTTACCGGTGAGGATGTCCTCATCGACTCCAG GGTGGGGCGGTTCAGGATCCCACTAGACGGCAGCCCGTTCGGTGAGCTGGAGGCGGCGCTGGACCCGGAGGAGCACGGGCGCAGCATGGACATGTGCAGCATCAACCCAGCCCACCTCGGCAAGGAGTACCGCTACACCTACGCCTGTGGCGCGCGCCGGCCGTGCAAGTTCTCCAACACGCTCACCAAGATCGACCTGGTGGAGAAGATGGCCAAGAACTGGTACGAGGAGGGCGCCGTGCCGTCTGAGCCCTACTTTGTGCCCCGCCCCGGCGCGGTCAAGGAAGACGACG GCGTGACCATATCCATGGTGAGCTCCAAGGACGGGTCGGGCTACGTGCTGGTGCTAGACGCCAAGACGTTCAAAGAGATCGCCAGGGCCAAGTTCCCCTACGGGCTGCCCTATGGCTTGCACTGTTGTTGGGTGCCCACGGACAAGTAA
- the LOC120976417 gene encoding uncharacterized protein: MTLHVFHRVCLACPWSLSAVRLQMAENNGQLPTHGNVLSLFVVADDSYDFPEEVSLRTEIEKHMVTRFSVLELHVETLGHVFGAFAFHILGMDRISTAMQSLKVILLRSEDDEACPQNCPCEEPSNWRCQTISLTNLEKVKIEDFQGEVLIHFVEEHLHPPGHGLPAHEVWKRESGKSSLSHHTSLLRMYCPLSEIPSI; this comes from the exons ATGACGCTGCACGTATTCCACCGTGTCTGCCTGGCTTGTCCTTGGAGCCTCTCGGCGGTGAGATTACAGATGGCGGAGAACAATGGACAGCTTCCTACTCACGGCAATGTCCTGTCGCTGTTCGTGGTTGCCGAT GATTCATATGATTTTCCAGAGGAAGTCAGCCTTAGGACGGAGATAGAGAAACATATGGTTACCCGTTTCTCTGTTTTGGAGCTACATGTCGAAACGTTGGGGCATGTTTTTGGAGCATTTGCATTCCATATCCTTGGAATGGATCGGATTTCTACTGCTATGCAAAGCCTTAAGGTCATCCTGCTGAGATCAGAG GATGATGAAGCATGCCCACAAAATTGCCCTTGTGAGGAGCCCAGTAACTGGAGATGCCAAACTATCTCCTTGACCAATCTTGAAAAAGTGAAAATCGAAGACTTCCAAGGGGAAG TACTTATTCATTTCGTCGAGGAGCACCTCCATCCACCCGGGCATGGATTACCTGCCCATGAAGTTTGGAAGCGGGAGTCGGGCAAATCGTCTTTGTCGCACCATACATCGCTTCTGAGAATGTATTGCCCACTATCAGAAATTCCATCTATATAG